From the genome of Symphalangus syndactylus isolate Jambi chromosome 5, NHGRI_mSymSyn1-v2.1_pri, whole genome shotgun sequence, one region includes:
- the ARHGDIB gene encoding rho GDP-dissociation inhibitor 2, whose product MTEKAPEPHVEEDDDDELDSKLNYKPPPQKSLKELQEMDKDDESLIKYKKTLLGDGPVVTDPKAPNVVVTRLTLVCESAPGPITMDLTGDLEALKKETIVLKEGSEYRVKIHFKVNRDIVSGLKYVQHTYRTGVKVDKATFMVGSYGPRPEEYEFLTPVEEAPKGMLARGTYHNKSFFTDDDKQDHLSWEWNLSIKKEWTE is encoded by the exons ATGACTGAAAAAGCCCCAGAGCCACATGTGGAGGAGGATGACGATGATGAGCTGGACAGCAAGCTCAATTATAAGCCTCCACCACAGAAGTCCCTGAAAGAGCTGCAGGAAATGGACAAAGATGATGAGAGTCTAATTAAGTACAAGAAAACGCTGCTGGGAGATGGTCCTGTGGTAACAG ATCCGAAAGCCCCCAACGTCGTTGTCACCCGGCTCACCCTGGTTTGTGAGAGTGCCCCAGGACCAATCACCATGGACCTTACTG GAGATCTGGAAGCCCTCAAAAAAGAAACCATTGTGTTAAAGGAAGGTTCCGAATATAGAGTCAAAATTCACTTCAAA GTGAACAGGGATATTGTGTCAGGCCTGAAATATGTTCAGCACACCTACAGGACTGGGGTGAAAG tGGATAAAGCAACATTTATGGTTGGCAGCTATGGGCCTCGGCCTGAGGAGTATGAGTTCCTCACGCCAGTTGAGGAGGCTCCCAAAGGCATGCTGGCCCGAGGCACGTACCACAACAAGTCCTTCTTCACCGATGATGACAAGCAAGACCACCTCAGCTGGGAGTGGAACCTGTCGATTAAGAAGGAGTGGACAGAATGA